One region of Eubalaena glacialis isolate mEubGla1 chromosome 6, mEubGla1.1.hap2.+ XY, whole genome shotgun sequence genomic DNA includes:
- the LOC133094045 gene encoding NADH dehydrogenase [ubiquinone] 1 alpha subcomplex assembly factor 8-like, which translates to MSGNGAVWDHVRSRLRAFPDRLAACGAEAAAYGRCVQASMAPGGRLRKDLCAQEFEALRSCFVAAAKKTLTGGR; encoded by the coding sequence ATGTCGGGGAACGGAGCGGTGTGGGATCACGTGCGAAGCCGCCTCCGCGCCTTCCCCGATCGCCTGGCGGCCTGTGGGGCCGAGGCCGCGGCCTACGGCAGGTGCGTGCAGGCGTCCATGGCCCCGGGCGGCCGCTTGAGAAAGGATCTGTGCGCGCAGGAGTTCGAGGCCTTACGGAGCTGCTTCGTTGCCGCGGCCAAGAAGACCCTGACAGGAGGCCGTTAG